The Primulina huaijiensis isolate GDHJ02 chromosome 12, ASM1229523v2, whole genome shotgun sequence genome has a window encoding:
- the LOC140990503 gene encoding uncharacterized protein isoform X1 codes for MDMVEATNEFNDWEVLQPGLDSEAIPVTRIDSVSSFDEIDSGRLIRANYFSLDALDRYGEEFDDNKSAGSDNPSWIDPGLDENPTRYLDRETAGFWSDSGSERSVDRKIEDSDGRNVTQDKNKHVGYDRVEEMVEQKVGKVDNLGNLCSDSTGFEPSSEKVNDFVENSDSGLEGNVILHDDTEEEKHENEIGKGREFSDVNEIKNSGEIEKSSVVWWKMPMELLKYCMFKMSPVWTISAAAAVLGFLILRRRFYKMKKKSRGKEIKVTVDAKKASQVMSRAARLNEAFWVVKRVPMIQPSLPADGVTTWPAMAHLR; via the exons ATGGATATGGTGGAGGCTACGAATGAGTTTAACGATTGGGAGGTGCTTCAACCCGGCCTGGATTCCGAGGCGATTCCGGTTACTCGGATTGATTCCGTTAGCTCCTTCGATGAAATAGATTCTGGGAGGTTGATTCGGGCAAATTATTTCTCGTTGGATGCTTTGGATCGATATGGCGAGGAATTTGACGATAATAAGTCCGCTGGGTCGGATAACCCGAGTTGGATTGATCCCGGGTTGGACGAGAATCCAACTAGGTACCTCGACAGGGAAACGGCTGGGTTTTGGTCCGATTCCGGCAGCGAACGGTCTGTAGATCGCAAGATCGAGGATTCGGATGGTAGAAATGTGACCCAAGACAAGAATAAGCATGTGGGTTATGATAGAGTCGAGGAAATGGTGGAGCAAAAAGTGGGAAAGGTGGATAATTTGGGGAACTTATGTTCAGATTCGACGGGATTCGAACCCTCTTCTGAGAAAGTTAATGACTTTGTTGAGAATTCTGATTCGGGTCTGGAAGGTAATGTGATTTTGCACGACGACACAGAGGAAGAAAAGCATGAGAATGAGATTGGAAAAGGGCGTGAATTTTCTGATGTTAACGAAATCAAGAATAGTGGTGAAATTGAAAAGAGTAGTGTGGTGTGGTGGAAGATGCCTATGGAGCTTCTGAAATACTGCATGTTCAAGATGAGTCCTGTGTGGACCATCTCCGCGGCGGCTGCCGTGTTGGGTTTTCTGATTCTGCGGCGCAGGTTTTATAAAATGAAGAAGAAGAGTAGGGGAAAGGAGATTAAGGTTACTGTTGATGCTAAG AAGGCATCTCAGGTGATGAGCCGTGCTGCTCGTTTGAACGAAGCATTCTGGGTAGTGAAGCGTGTCCCAATGATCCAGCCTTCTTTGCCTGCTGACGGGGTGACAACCTGGCCTGCAATGGCCCATCTCAGATAA
- the LOC140990503 gene encoding uncharacterized protein isoform X2, whose translation MDMVEATNEFNDWEVLQPGLDSEAIPVTRIDSVSSFDEIDSGRLIRANYFSLDALDRYGEEFDDNKSAGSDNPSWIDPGLDENPTRYLDRETAGFWSDSGSERSVDRKIEDSDGRNVTQDKNKHVGYDRVEEMVEQKVGKVDNLGNLCSDSTGFEPSSEKVNDFVENSDSGLEGNVILHDDTEEEKHENEIGKGREFSDVNEIKNSGEIEKSSVVWWKMPMELLKYCMFKMSPVWTISAAAAVLGFLILRRRFYKMKKKSRGKEIKVTVDAKASQVMSRAARLNEAFWVVKRVPMIQPSLPADGVTTWPAMAHLR comes from the exons ATGGATATGGTGGAGGCTACGAATGAGTTTAACGATTGGGAGGTGCTTCAACCCGGCCTGGATTCCGAGGCGATTCCGGTTACTCGGATTGATTCCGTTAGCTCCTTCGATGAAATAGATTCTGGGAGGTTGATTCGGGCAAATTATTTCTCGTTGGATGCTTTGGATCGATATGGCGAGGAATTTGACGATAATAAGTCCGCTGGGTCGGATAACCCGAGTTGGATTGATCCCGGGTTGGACGAGAATCCAACTAGGTACCTCGACAGGGAAACGGCTGGGTTTTGGTCCGATTCCGGCAGCGAACGGTCTGTAGATCGCAAGATCGAGGATTCGGATGGTAGAAATGTGACCCAAGACAAGAATAAGCATGTGGGTTATGATAGAGTCGAGGAAATGGTGGAGCAAAAAGTGGGAAAGGTGGATAATTTGGGGAACTTATGTTCAGATTCGACGGGATTCGAACCCTCTTCTGAGAAAGTTAATGACTTTGTTGAGAATTCTGATTCGGGTCTGGAAGGTAATGTGATTTTGCACGACGACACAGAGGAAGAAAAGCATGAGAATGAGATTGGAAAAGGGCGTGAATTTTCTGATGTTAACGAAATCAAGAATAGTGGTGAAATTGAAAAGAGTAGTGTGGTGTGGTGGAAGATGCCTATGGAGCTTCTGAAATACTGCATGTTCAAGATGAGTCCTGTGTGGACCATCTCCGCGGCGGCTGCCGTGTTGGGTTTTCTGATTCTGCGGCGCAGGTTTTATAAAATGAAGAAGAAGAGTAGGGGAAAGGAGATTAAGGTTACTGTTGATGCTAAG GCATCTCAGGTGATGAGCCGTGCTGCTCGTTTGAACGAAGCATTCTGGGTAGTGAAGCGTGTCCCAATGATCCAGCCTTCTTTGCCTGCTGACGGGGTGACAACCTGGCCTGCAATGGCCCATCTCAGATAA
- the LOC140990502 gene encoding mannan endo-1,4-beta-mannosidase 5-like, with protein sequence MAASCFSARRALVNFYYHLLLLVSIIGSSNLVLCDNINNKNLGFVRTRGPHFVLNGSPFLFNGFNSYWMMHVASDPSERYKVSEVFREASAAGLTVCRTWAFTDGGDRPLQISPGTYDERVFQGLDFVISEAKKYGIRLILSFVNNFDDFGGKKQYAAWGRNAGGSSQQINNDDDFYTHPLLKDYYKNHIKRVVTRLNTITKIAYRDDPIIMAWELMNEPRCQADYSGKTINFWVQEMASFVKSLDKKHLVEIGMEGFYGDTMPERKQINPGYQVGTDFISNNLVPQVDFATIHAYPDIWLSGKSENEQMGFMDKWMWSHFDDSRRILKKPLIMAEFGKSSKDPGFSLNERDLYMGNVYRDTYRFARLTGGTMSGSLVWQIMAQGMDSYNDGYQIVLSQSPSTAGIISRQSHAMTALSHLLNGPHSIDRVDGADKIARGYHHHRRHTKKHNARHTRPSGHMKDKSAP encoded by the exons TATCATTTGCTTCTCTTGGTCAGTATTATTGGTAGCAGCAACCTGGTCCTATGTGAcaacattaataataaaaatttagggTTCGTTAGAACAAGAGGCCCTCATTTTGTCTTGAATGGCTCGCCCTTTCTGTTCAATGGATTCAACTCGTATTGGATGATGCACGTTGCGTCTGATCCGAGCGAGAGATACAAAGTTTCTGAGGTGTTTAGAGAAGCCTCAGCAGCCGGCCTCACTGTTTGCAGGACTTGGGCTTTCACCGACGGCGGCGATCGCCCTCTGCAGATATCTCCTGGAACCTATGACGAACGTGTTTTTCAG GGTCTTGATTTTGTGATTTCCGAAGCAAAAAAGTATGGGATTCGTTTGATCTTGAGCTTCGTGAATAATTTCGATGACTTCGGGGGGAAGAAGCAGTATGCTGCATGGGGTCGAAATGCGGGTGGTTCGAGCCAACAGATCAACAATGATGATGATTTCTACACGCATCCACTTCTCAAAGATTACTACAAGAACCATATCAAG AGAGTTGTGACAAGGTTGAACACAATAACAAAAATTGCTTACAGAGATGATCCCATAATCATGGCGTGGGAACTCATGAATGAACCCCGTTGCCAGGCTGACTATTCTGGAAAGACCATTAAT TTTTGGGTTCAAGAAATGGCAAGTTTTGTGAAATCCTTGGACAAAAAGCACTTGGTTGAGATAGGCATGGAAGGGTTCTATGGAGACACGATGCCCGAGAGGAAGCAAATTAACCCTGGTTACCAAGTGGGAACAGATTTTATTAGTAACAATCTTGTCCCGCAGGTCGATTTCGCTACGATACATGCATACCCCGACATTTG GTTATCTGGTAAAAGTGAGAACGAACAAATGGGATTTATGGACAAATGGATGTGGAGTCATTTTGATGATTCTAGGAGAATCTTGAAGAAGCCACTGATAATGGCTGAATTTGGAAAATCCAGCAAAGATCCAGGATTCAGTTTGAATGAAAGGGACTTGTACATGGGCAATGTCTACAGAGACACATACAGGTTTGCAAGGTTAACCGGAGGTACAATGAGCGGAAGCTTAGTGTGGCAGATAATGGCACAAGGCATGGATTCTTACAACGATGGATACCAAATTGTTTTATCGCAGAGCCCTTCAACGGCTGGGATCATTTCAAGGCAATCTCATGCCATGACTGCCTTGTCTCACTTGCTCAACGGGCCTCATTCCATTGATCGTGTGGATGGAGCTGATAAGATCGCTCGTGGGTATCACCATCATCGTCGCCATACCAAAAAACATAATGCAAGACACACTCGTCCATCGGGACACATGAAAGATAAATCAGCTCCATGA